The following proteins are co-located in the Fodinibius salicampi genome:
- a CDS encoding type III polyketide synthase, translating into MAAYIHNIATVVPEQSYPQSFLREKMKKYVATRDASQKIIHRIYSKSGIDKRHTIINDFNTKGKPPVFFQEDGSFSSPSTGIRNDLYIKKAKPLFVETARKTINQNTTISKSDITHIITVSCTGFFAPEPGFEIIKQLGLPPSTERYHLGFMGCFAAFPAMKMAQSFCQSQSDATVLVVCLELCSLHLQSSETTDQLISASVFADGAAGIIITGRKPNNKCFQLNQFSTATARETEQDMAWTIGDTGFDMVLSSYVPELIRSNLRDATQPLFEDFKINRNDIYDWAIHPGGRAILDKIEEEFNLQEKQLKYSRKILANYGNMSSATILFVLAELLADPEKINRSKILAMAFGPGLTIESALITKITS; encoded by the coding sequence ATGGCGGCCTATATTCACAATATCGCAACCGTTGTGCCCGAGCAATCCTATCCCCAGAGCTTTTTACGGGAGAAGATGAAAAAGTATGTTGCAACTCGTGATGCTTCCCAAAAAATTATCCACAGAATCTATTCCAAATCAGGGATTGATAAACGTCACACCATAATTAATGATTTTAATACCAAGGGGAAGCCCCCTGTCTTCTTTCAGGAAGATGGTTCTTTCTCATCCCCTTCTACCGGTATTCGTAACGATCTTTATATTAAAAAAGCCAAACCGCTTTTTGTTGAAACTGCCCGTAAAACAATCAATCAAAATACTACGATCAGTAAATCAGATATCACTCATATTATTACCGTTTCATGCACGGGCTTCTTTGCTCCCGAACCGGGTTTTGAAATCATTAAACAATTAGGGCTTCCGCCCTCTACCGAACGGTATCATTTGGGATTCATGGGTTGTTTCGCCGCATTTCCGGCTATGAAAATGGCTCAGTCATTTTGTCAATCTCAGTCGGATGCCACGGTTCTTGTCGTCTGCCTGGAACTTTGCTCTCTCCATCTTCAATCTTCTGAAACCACCGACCAGCTTATTTCTGCCTCCGTCTTTGCCGACGGTGCAGCCGGGATAATTATCACGGGCAGAAAACCAAATAACAAATGCTTCCAACTGAATCAGTTTTCAACTGCTACGGCCCGTGAAACAGAGCAGGATATGGCCTGGACCATTGGCGATACGGGATTTGATATGGTATTATCGAGCTATGTACCTGAACTGATCAGATCTAATCTCCGAGATGCCACTCAACCACTTTTTGAAGACTTTAAAATCAACCGTAATGATATTTACGACTGGGCCATCCATCCGGGTGGCCGGGCGATCCTCGACAAGATAGAAGAGGAGTTTAATCTACAGGAAAAGCAGCTTAAATATTCACGTAAAATATTGGCCAACTACGGGAATATGAGCAGTGCCACCATTCTGTTCGTGCTTGCCGAGTTACTCGCTGATCCTGAGAAAATAAACCGCTCTAAAATTCTTGCCATGGCTTTTGGTCCGGGACTAACCATTGAAAGTGCCCTGATAACAAAAATAACGAGCTGA
- a CDS encoding methyltransferase domain-containing protein yields the protein MPYFLSSRNSESQELMDNPNCDQITLYNTYKQFRKINTLIAQWKRVYRKELRPYLQTKPQGHILDIGFGGGDIPLKLAKWAGEDQLNIHITAIDTDERALNYVHQLQVPDNITFIQCSPSDLIKNGNQYDFVISNHLLHHIPSEKLHNILSKARQLSRYGVLFNDIRRSDIGYMLFNMFARPFFQNSYIVQDGLTSIKRSYTYEELRDVIPPGWKVNKLFPYRLLLNYYHE from the coding sequence ATGCCTTATTTTCTTTCATCTCGCAACAGCGAAAGCCAGGAATTGATGGATAACCCTAATTGTGATCAGATAACCCTTTACAATACCTATAAACAGTTCCGTAAAATAAACACCCTTATTGCGCAGTGGAAGAGAGTCTATCGAAAAGAACTTCGGCCCTATCTTCAGACTAAGCCGCAAGGACATATTTTGGATATCGGATTTGGAGGTGGAGACATTCCCCTAAAGCTGGCAAAGTGGGCTGGTGAAGATCAGCTAAATATTCATATTACCGCTATAGATACTGACGAGCGGGCTCTCAACTATGTACATCAGCTACAAGTTCCTGATAACATTACATTTATCCAGTGTTCACCATCTGATCTGATAAAAAACGGCAATCAATATGATTTTGTGATTTCTAACCACCTCCTTCATCATATTCCTTCAGAGAAACTGCATAATATCCTATCCAAAGCTCGACAATTAAGCCGATATGGGGTTCTTTTTAATGATATTCGACGCAGCGATATTGGCTACATGCTGTTCAACATGTTTGCCCGGCCTTTTTTTCAAAATTCATATATTGTGCAGGATGGACTTACCTCTATCAAAAGAAGTTATACCTATGAAGAACTCCGAGACGTGATCCCTCCGGGTTGGAAGGTGAATAAACTTTTTCCCTATCGGCTTTTGCTAAATTACTACCATGAATAA
- a CDS encoding FAD-dependent oxidoreductase translates to MNNSVSTYPVVIVGGGPVGLFLGICLEQAGIKCRILEKQSTPNNHPRALGIHPPSLEIFKSLGIHKLFIEKGIKIRQGHAFANSKKIGSLSFEKCPKPFNYVLSLPQNKTEEILEHHLNQLNTNTLVRKASVLDFSKEHNYLEIIYKKDGQYKTVRANFLVGCDGKESIVRKNMGVSFKGKSYPDTYVMGDFTENTTFGNDAAIFLCKEGLIESFPLPENRRRWVVKTEQYQSSNHRRVIERAVSLRIDHSLSPTDHFMLSSFGVEKRHAQSMFKKEILLAGDAAHIVSPIGGQGMNLGWLGAWDLSKCLEQIILYQQPADTKLEAFENRRIKAMQNAINRSEFNMWLGRKTQYPKIRNGVVKIMLNTPFSSLMARLFTMRGIQRWII, encoded by the coding sequence ATGAATAACTCCGTTTCTACATATCCTGTAGTAATTGTCGGTGGCGGACCCGTTGGACTTTTTTTAGGGATCTGCCTCGAACAAGCAGGCATAAAGTGTCGAATTCTTGAGAAACAATCAACACCAAACAATCACCCCCGGGCATTGGGCATTCACCCTCCCTCTCTCGAAATCTTTAAATCTTTAGGAATTCACAAATTATTCATAGAAAAAGGCATAAAAATCAGGCAGGGACATGCGTTCGCGAATAGTAAGAAAATTGGATCACTTTCTTTCGAGAAATGTCCGAAGCCCTTCAATTATGTGCTTTCCCTGCCCCAAAACAAGACGGAAGAAATTCTTGAGCATCATTTGAATCAACTTAATACCAACACGTTGGTCCGTAAAGCTTCAGTCCTCGACTTTTCCAAAGAGCATAATTACCTAGAGATTATATATAAAAAAGATGGGCAATACAAAACGGTAAGAGCAAACTTCCTGGTCGGATGTGATGGAAAGGAGAGTATTGTTCGTAAGAACATGGGCGTATCATTTAAAGGGAAATCTTATCCAGATACCTATGTAATGGGTGATTTTACGGAAAATACCACTTTTGGAAATGACGCCGCTATATTTCTTTGTAAAGAAGGACTCATAGAGTCTTTCCCTCTTCCTGAAAACCGGCGCCGTTGGGTTGTAAAAACAGAGCAATACCAATCATCAAATCATCGGCGAGTTATTGAACGGGCTGTCTCACTGCGGATAGACCACTCCCTTTCCCCTACTGACCACTTTATGCTAAGCAGTTTTGGTGTTGAAAAACGACATGCACAATCCATGTTTAAAAAAGAAATTCTTTTAGCGGGAGATGCCGCTCATATAGTTAGTCCAATCGGTGGGCAGGGCATGAATTTAGGTTGGCTGGGCGCCTGGGATCTAAGCAAATGCCTGGAACAAATAATCTTGTATCAACAACCGGCTGATACAAAATTAGAGGCCTTTGAAAATAGACGCATAAAAGCAATGCAGAACGCCATTAACCGAAGTGAATTTAATATGTGGCTGGGCAGAAAAACACAATATCCTAAAATTAGAAATGGAGTAGTAAAAATCATGCTTAATACCCCATTCTCCTCTCTGATGGCCCGGCTATTTACGATGCGTGGAATCCAGCGTTGGATTATATAA
- a CDS encoding histidine kinase dimerization/phosphoacceptor domain -containing protein, with product MFKLDEQGEIVTLPDLKSADRMQFLQKSMDKIGRSESLSAIINEGIRASKLILDADVGNLLLINPQTGELIETTYTDGYSINEGWPYPTQRAIAEWVLENKRTYYTNNLYGSLELNGSNNVSDSFHNIAALPLLIGDRSVGVLLLANNRESGPFIDEAINSLEILARFLAQGIDSKREYENLYNRLKEQKVLMTEIHHRLKNNLSTITSLIEMDLPKIEDELAIEALQNTCSRIKSITQVHSLLYQIGATGKIELGTYFKKLSQQINNTLAGKKEEIFINVDADPIVIGSERAMNCGLILNELILNAYKHAFTSMEGGRINVRVRENGEGIIKIVVSDNGKGIGDNFKVNRGESMGGWVVKALADRLDGTIEFENNGGTRCVLKFAR from the coding sequence ATGTTTAAACTAGATGAGCAAGGGGAAATTGTAACCCTACCTGACCTGAAATCGGCAGATAGGATGCAGTTCTTGCAAAAAAGCATGGATAAAATCGGTCGAAGTGAAAGCCTTTCGGCCATTATAAATGAGGGAATTCGCGCTTCTAAATTAATTTTGGATGCGGATGTGGGAAACCTGCTTTTAATTAATCCGCAGACAGGAGAGCTGATTGAGACCACCTATACGGATGGGTATTCAATAAATGAAGGGTGGCCCTATCCTACGCAGAGGGCTATTGCCGAATGGGTTTTAGAGAACAAACGTACCTATTATACCAATAACTTATATGGTAGTTTGGAGTTAAATGGGAGTAACAACGTTTCCGATTCTTTCCATAATATAGCTGCCCTCCCTTTATTGATTGGCGATCGGTCGGTAGGAGTATTATTGCTTGCAAATAACAGGGAAAGTGGACCTTTTATTGATGAGGCTATCAATTCACTTGAAATTCTTGCTCGTTTTTTGGCTCAGGGTATAGATTCGAAAAGGGAGTATGAAAATTTGTATAACCGACTGAAAGAGCAAAAGGTGTTGATGACAGAAATCCACCACCGCTTAAAAAACAACCTTTCTACGATCACCTCGCTAATTGAAATGGATTTGCCAAAAATAGAGGATGAGCTTGCTATTGAGGCTCTACAAAATACCTGTTCACGTATAAAATCGATTACCCAGGTACATAGTTTGCTTTACCAGATAGGAGCTACAGGGAAGATTGAGCTGGGAACTTATTTTAAAAAATTATCCCAGCAGATAAACAATACTTTAGCTGGTAAAAAAGAAGAAATTTTTATTAATGTTGATGCGGATCCGATTGTGATAGGTTCTGAGCGGGCAATGAATTGCGGACTTATTTTAAATGAGCTTATCCTCAATGCCTATAAACATGCCTTTACGTCAATGGAGGGTGGAAGAATAAATGTTCGGGTTAGAGAAAATGGGGAGGGCATTATCAAGATTGTAGTATCGGATAATGGTAAAGGAATTGGAGACAATTTCAAAGTAAATAGAGGAGAGTCGATGGGAGGTTGGGTTGTCAAAGCCCTGGCTGATCGGTTAGATGGGACTATTGAATTTGAGAATAATGGCGGAACACGCTGTGTTTTAAAATTTGCGCGATAA
- the acnA gene encoding aconitate hydratase AcnA yields the protein MSTTNKFQDTKKTFDTGSGKAQLYSLKKLEDHGYENISKLPFSIRILLESVLREHDDFVITDKDVELLANYNAKNPEGEIPYKPSRVVLQDFTGVPAVVDLAALRSAMDRMGGNPQSINPQVPVDLVIDHSVQVDTFGEEYAFMHNVEKEFERNRERYEFLKWGQKAFDNFRVVPPGRGIVHQVNLEYLAQGVFTRTEEDGSTVVFPDTLVGTDSHTTMINGLGILGWGVGGIEAEAAMLGQPIHMLVPEVVGMKLTGELREGITATDLTLTVTQMLRRHGVVGKFVEFYGEGLQNMSLPDRATIANMSPEYGATMGFFPMDSEAMRYMRRTGRDEQHVELIENYMRAQGLFHTPDSPEPEYSDTLELDLGDVETSLAGPKLPHDRITLPNMKKTFESSLTSDDPTMGFNLEQKQLANKGTFKNGQEIEMTHGDVVIAAITSCTNTSNPSVMLGAGIVAKKALEKGLQVPPYVKTSLAPGSRVVTDYLEEAGLTDYMDQLGFNLVGYGCTTCIGNSGPLPPAVESAVKEGDLIVAGVLSGNRNFEGRIHPYVKANYLASPPLVVAYALAGTVDIDLEHEPIGQDKNGNDVYLKDIWPTSEEIAEHLDSAIRPELFEKQYGDIFKSEEWDAIPVGGGELYEWKDESTYIQEPPFFVGMGEDPDPITPIKGARALVKVGDSITTDHISPAGNIGIDTPAGQYLIENGVEPAAFNSYGSRRGNDRVMTRGTFANVRFKNQLAPGTEGGYTKYFPDDEITTIYDAAMRYKEDDTPLIALAGDQYGTGSSRDWAAKGTILLGVEAVIATSYERIHRSNLVGMGVLPLQFKEAESADTLGLDGSEVFSIDVSDDLQPRDVVPVEAKKDNGETISFEAVCRIDTPVEIDYYRNGGILHYVLRDYHRAEKEHG from the coding sequence ATGAGCACCACAAATAAATTTCAGGATACCAAAAAAACTTTTGATACCGGTTCCGGCAAAGCCCAGCTATATAGCTTGAAGAAGCTGGAAGATCACGGATACGAAAACATCAGCAAATTACCATTTTCCATTCGGATTTTGTTGGAGTCGGTACTTCGCGAACACGATGATTTTGTCATTACAGACAAAGATGTTGAACTGTTGGCTAATTATAATGCTAAAAATCCGGAAGGGGAGATCCCATATAAACCGTCACGGGTAGTACTGCAGGACTTTACGGGCGTACCCGCTGTTGTTGATTTGGCTGCACTCCGATCGGCCATGGATCGCATGGGGGGTAATCCACAGTCTATAAATCCGCAGGTGCCCGTCGATTTGGTAATTGACCATTCGGTTCAGGTAGATACCTTTGGTGAAGAGTATGCCTTTATGCATAACGTGGAAAAGGAATTTGAGCGTAATCGCGAGCGTTATGAGTTTTTAAAATGGGGACAGAAAGCGTTTGATAATTTCCGGGTGGTACCTCCGGGTCGTGGAATTGTACACCAGGTGAATCTAGAGTACCTCGCACAGGGGGTCTTTACCCGTACCGAGGAAGATGGCTCAACCGTCGTATTCCCCGATACTTTGGTAGGAACCGATTCGCATACTACTATGATTAACGGTCTGGGTATCCTGGGCTGGGGCGTAGGTGGAATCGAAGCCGAAGCTGCTATGCTTGGTCAGCCTATCCATATGCTTGTGCCGGAAGTAGTAGGAATGAAATTAACCGGTGAGCTGCGCGAAGGTATTACGGCTACGGATTTAACATTAACGGTTACCCAGATGTTACGACGTCATGGAGTGGTCGGTAAGTTTGTTGAATTTTATGGAGAAGGACTCCAAAATATGAGTCTTCCGGATCGCGCAACTATTGCTAATATGTCGCCCGAGTACGGGGCTACCATGGGTTTCTTCCCAATGGACAGTGAAGCCATGCGATACATGCGCCGTACCGGTCGCGATGAGCAGCACGTCGAACTTATTGAGAATTATATGCGTGCTCAGGGATTGTTCCATACGCCTGATTCACCGGAACCGGAATATTCGGATACGCTGGAGCTTGATCTGGGCGATGTGGAAACGTCTCTGGCCGGGCCGAAGCTTCCGCATGATCGGATTACGTTGCCAAATATGAAGAAAACTTTTGAAAGTAGCCTTACCAGTGATGATCCTACGATGGGTTTCAATCTGGAGCAGAAGCAACTGGCTAATAAGGGAACGTTTAAAAATGGACAGGAAATAGAGATGACGCACGGAGATGTGGTTATTGCTGCTATTACATCCTGTACAAATACTTCAAATCCAAGCGTAATGCTGGGTGCTGGAATTGTAGCGAAGAAGGCACTTGAAAAAGGTCTTCAGGTTCCGCCTTATGTGAAGACTTCTTTGGCTCCGGGTTCCCGCGTTGTTACAGATTACCTTGAAGAAGCAGGGCTGACGGATTATATGGATCAGCTGGGTTTTAACCTGGTTGGCTACGGATGCACTACCTGCATCGGTAATTCGGGTCCATTGCCGCCGGCAGTGGAATCAGCTGTCAAAGAAGGTGATTTGATTGTAGCTGGGGTGCTTTCCGGAAACCGGAACTTTGAAGGGCGTATTCATCCCTATGTAAAAGCAAATTATCTGGCATCTCCACCCCTAGTGGTCGCCTATGCTCTGGCTGGTACCGTGGATATTGATTTAGAGCACGAGCCTATTGGTCAGGATAAGAATGGTAATGATGTATACCTCAAAGATATTTGGCCGACCTCCGAAGAAATCGCGGAACATCTGGATAGTGCTATCCGTCCTGAACTTTTTGAGAAGCAGTATGGCGACATCTTTAAATCTGAAGAGTGGGATGCAATTCCTGTTGGAGGCGGAGAGCTTTATGAATGGAAAGATGAGTCTACCTATATTCAGGAGCCTCCTTTCTTTGTAGGCATGGGAGAAGATCCGGATCCCATCACTCCTATTAAGGGAGCTCGGGCACTTGTCAAGGTAGGGGATTCTATTACGACTGACCATATTTCTCCGGCTGGAAATATTGGCATTGACACTCCGGCGGGACAATATCTGATTGAAAATGGAGTGGAACCGGCTGCCTTCAATTCCTACGGTTCGCGCCGGGGAAATGATCGGGTTATGACACGGGGAACCTTCGCGAATGTTCGGTTTAAGAATCAGTTAGCCCCGGGTACTGAGGGAGGATATACAAAATACTTCCCTGACGATGAGATTACCACTATTTATGATGCAGCCATGCGTTATAAAGAAGATGATACTCCCCTTATCGCGCTTGCAGGAGACCAGTATGGTACGGGTTCATCCCGCGACTGGGCAGCCAAAGGCACCATCCTGTTAGGAGTTGAAGCTGTAATTGCCACTTCCTACGAGCGTATCCACCGATCAAATCTGGTAGGAATGGGTGTTCTGCCGCTTCAGTTTAAAGAGGCTGAATCTGCAGATACGTTAGGACTGGATGGTTCTGAAGTATTCAGTATAGATGTGTCAGATGATCTGCAGCCACGTGATGTGGTGCCGGTAGAAGCGAAAAAAGATAATGGGGAAACTATTTCTTTTGAAGCTGTATGCCGCATCGATACACCGGTAGAGATTGATTACTATCGCAATGGAGGGATACTCCATTATGTATTGCGTGATTATCACAGAGCTGAAAAGGAACATGGCTAA
- the rplM gene encoding 50S ribosomal protein L13: MDTNSYKTYSPKASDIDKKWVLVDAEGHSLGRVATKVATYLRGKHKPEFSPHMDTGDNVVVINAAKVELTGNKLQQKEYFRYTGYPGGERFTSAEDMMDHDPTFLIKNAVKGMLPKNKLSSKLMTNLRIYAGPVHEQEAQQPEKIEL; the protein is encoded by the coding sequence GTGGATACTAATAGTTACAAGACCTACTCTCCTAAAGCGAGTGATATTGATAAGAAATGGGTTCTTGTTGATGCCGAGGGGCATTCTCTCGGACGCGTTGCCACCAAGGTAGCAACTTACTTGCGAGGCAAGCACAAGCCCGAATTTTCTCCGCATATGGATACTGGTGATAATGTTGTAGTTATCAATGCCGCTAAAGTTGAATTGACCGGCAATAAGCTACAACAAAAAGAATATTTTCGATATACCGGTTATCCTGGAGGAGAACGATTCACTTCCGCTGAGGATATGATGGATCATGATCCTACATTCCTTATTAAGAATGCAGTAAAAGGAATGCTACCGAAGAATAAATTGTCTAGCAAATTGATGACAAATCTTCGGATATATGCTGGTCCCGTTCATGAACAAGAAGCACAACAACCTGAAAAAATCGAGCTTTAA
- the rpsI gene encoding 30S ribosomal protein S9, with protein MAQKNFIGRRKTSTARLYIQPGSGEFVVNKRSLEDYFCTKAHQNVASLPLDVTESEGQFDIKVTVRGGGITGQSGAIQHALARALDDHNEEWHDVLKAHDLLTRDDRMVERKKYGQPGARKKFQFSKR; from the coding sequence ATGGCACAGAAAAATTTCATCGGAAGAAGAAAGACTTCTACTGCGCGGTTGTACATACAGCCGGGTTCAGGAGAATTTGTCGTAAACAAGCGATCGTTGGAGGATTACTTTTGCACCAAGGCACACCAGAATGTTGCCTCACTTCCACTTGATGTAACCGAATCGGAAGGACAATTTGACATCAAGGTAACAGTGCGTGGCGGCGGTATTACCGGACAGTCCGGTGCTATACAGCACGCATTAGCACGAGCCCTTGACGATCACAACGAAGAATGGCATGACGTGTTAAAAGCCCATGATCTTCTTACTCGTGATGACCGCATGGTCGAGCGTAAAAAGTACGGACAGCCTGGTGCTCGCAAGAAATTCCAGTTCTCCAAGCGTTAA
- the rpsB gene encoding 30S ribosomal protein S2, which produces MPTTPDLDTLLKSGAHFGHLTRRWNPKMKEYIFMERNGIHIIDLKKTQKFFQEALDQVTRLSRSGKTILFVGTKKQAQDIVKTEAIRCGMPFITHRWLGGMLTNFSTVKKSISRMEEIDRMSEDGTFEELTKKEALMLEREQEKLEQTLGGIANMGHLPGAVFVVDTIKEDIAVNEAVKLNIPIIAMVDTNSDPDIPDYIIPCNDDSARTIQLVASAIADAIIEGNAAREAQNEEELLEEAAENAKKAEEEVKVKKKATGKRRSRRKDKKEEAASDEEE; this is translated from the coding sequence ATGCCCACTACACCTGATCTAGATACCTTATTGAAATCCGGTGCCCATTTTGGACACCTTACCCGCCGATGGAATCCCAAAATGAAGGAATATATCTTCATGGAGCGAAACGGGATTCACATCATCGATCTTAAAAAAACACAGAAATTTTTCCAGGAAGCGCTGGATCAAGTTACCAGGCTTTCACGCTCTGGAAAGACGATCCTTTTTGTAGGAACTAAAAAGCAAGCACAGGATATAGTTAAAACTGAAGCTATCCGATGCGGTATGCCTTTTATTACGCACCGCTGGCTGGGAGGCATGCTCACCAATTTTTCCACGGTTAAAAAGAGCATTTCCCGGATGGAAGAGATTGACCGTATGAGTGAAGACGGGACTTTTGAGGAGCTTACCAAGAAAGAAGCACTTATGCTTGAGCGGGAACAGGAAAAGCTGGAGCAAACGCTTGGGGGCATCGCCAATATGGGTCACTTACCCGGCGCTGTCTTTGTCGTAGATACAATTAAAGAGGATATTGCCGTAAATGAAGCGGTTAAGCTTAATATCCCGATTATTGCTATGGTTGATACCAATAGTGATCCTGATATCCCGGATTACATTATACCCTGCAACGACGATTCGGCACGGACTATTCAATTGGTCGCCTCTGCTATAGCCGATGCTATTATTGAGGGGAATGCTGCCCGAGAAGCACAGAATGAAGAAGAACTGCTTGAAGAAGCTGCGGAAAATGCCAAAAAAGCTGAAGAAGAAGTTAAAGTAAAGAAAAAAGCTACAGGCAAACGACGTTCCCGCCGCAAGGATAAAAAAGAAGAAGCCGCATCAGACGAAGAAGAATAG
- the tsf gene encoding translation elongation factor Ts → MSISAKEVKELREQTGAGMMDCKKALQDADGDFDKAIEILRKKGQKLSEKRADREANQGLIVTRLSDDGSKASALEINCETDFVARNEDFQNRAEQFLNLAFENEVDSVDELLELEIDGLSVADHLKDMVGKIGEKIKINRVIYTESEGQYISYIHPGNQLGVLVEFEGEIDNEDIGRDIAMQVAAMNPLAVNRDGVDSSVVEQELDIAKEQLLNEGKSEEIAEKAAQGKLRRFYEERVLLEQKFVKDNSKTVKAYLEENGIPLVKSFHRLQLGEES, encoded by the coding sequence ATGAGCATTTCTGCCAAGGAGGTCAAAGAACTACGTGAACAAACCGGGGCTGGCATGATGGATTGCAAAAAGGCCCTTCAAGATGCAGATGGAGATTTTGACAAAGCAATTGAAATCCTTCGTAAAAAAGGACAAAAGCTTTCCGAAAAACGTGCCGATCGCGAAGCTAATCAGGGCCTTATCGTAACGCGTCTCAGCGATGACGGTAGCAAGGCTTCTGCCCTTGAAATAAATTGTGAAACTGACTTTGTAGCTCGTAACGAAGATTTCCAGAATCGAGCCGAGCAGTTCCTGAATCTCGCTTTTGAAAATGAGGTCGACTCTGTTGATGAACTTCTGGAGCTGGAGATTGACGGACTTTCAGTAGCTGATCACCTCAAAGACATGGTTGGGAAGATTGGTGAAAAAATTAAAATTAATCGTGTTATCTACACTGAATCTGAAGGCCAATATATTTCTTATATCCATCCCGGCAATCAACTGGGCGTTTTAGTGGAATTTGAGGGTGAAATTGATAATGAAGATATCGGTCGTGACATAGCCATGCAGGTTGCGGCTATGAATCCCCTTGCGGTAAATAGAGACGGAGTGGATAGCTCTGTTGTTGAGCAAGAACTTGATATTGCCAAAGAACAACTGCTCAATGAAGGTAAATCTGAAGAGATTGCCGAAAAAGCTGCCCAGGGAAAACTTCGGCGATTTTACGAGGAACGTGTCTTACTGGAACAGAAATTTGTTAAAGACAACAGCAAGACTGTTAAAGCTTACCTCGAAGAAAACGGGATCCCGTTGGTGAAATCATTTCACCGGCTTCAGCTTGGCGAAGAATCGTAA
- the pyrH gene encoding UMP kinase: protein MGKDYQRILLKISGEALLGEQGHGIDGDILTQYANEIKAAHAEGYEVSVVVGGGNIFRGVKGATEGMDRVQGDYMGMLATMINSMALQDALERKGVHTRLMSAIRMEEVAEPYIRRRAIRHLEKGRVVIFGAGTGNPYFTTDTAASLRAIEIEADVILKGTRVDGIFDSDPEKNPDAEKFPTITGEEVLEKRLSIMDLTAFTLCRENETPIIVFNMNIVGNLSKVLNGEEGVGSTVVWEDS from the coding sequence GTGGGAAAAGATTATCAGCGCATTTTACTTAAAATAAGTGGAGAAGCACTGTTAGGAGAACAGGGACATGGAATTGACGGTGATATCTTAACGCAATATGCAAATGAGATTAAAGCAGCCCATGCCGAAGGGTATGAAGTGTCGGTTGTAGTTGGAGGCGGCAATATTTTTCGAGGCGTTAAAGGAGCTACGGAAGGTATGGACCGAGTTCAGGGAGACTATATGGGTATGCTGGCTACAATGATTAATAGTATGGCCCTGCAAGATGCCCTGGAGCGCAAAGGCGTACATACCCGTCTTATGTCAGCGATCCGGATGGAAGAAGTGGCTGAACCCTATATCCGACGAAGAGCTATTCGTCACCTCGAAAAAGGGCGGGTTGTTATCTTTGGAGCAGGAACCGGCAACCCCTATTTTACGACAGATACAGCTGCTTCGCTCCGCGCTATCGAAATTGAAGCTGATGTCATACTTAAAGGTACCCGTGTTGACGGTATCTTCGATTCCGATCCTGAAAAAAATCCCGATGCCGAAAAATTTCCCACCATCACGGGTGAAGAAGTCCTTGAAAAAAGGCTTTCCATAATGGACTTAACTGCATTTACACTTTGTCGGGAGAATGAGACCCCAATTATTGTCTTCAACATGAATATTGTAGGGAACCTTTCAAAAGTTTTAAATGGTGAAGAAGGCGTCGGGTCAACGGTGGTTTGGGAAGATTCATAG
- the frr gene encoding ribosome recycling factor: MIPPVLQSIIDDADKQMKEAVSYYKKELSRIRAGKAQPALLDGVKVDYYGSKTPLNQLANVSAPEARLLTVQPFDKSAMEDIEKAIMSAGLGLNPNNDGNIIRIPLPILSEERRKELVKRVKDIAEDTRISIRNTRRDANDEIKKKVEKESLPEDSKFESEEEIQSITDKHTETVDKLLEKKKEEIMTV; encoded by the coding sequence ATGATACCACCAGTGTTACAATCCATTATCGACGATGCCGACAAACAAATGAAAGAGGCAGTTTCCTATTATAAAAAAGAACTATCCCGTATTCGTGCCGGAAAAGCCCAGCCTGCTTTGCTCGACGGGGTCAAAGTAGATTATTATGGGTCGAAAACTCCTCTAAACCAGCTGGCCAATGTTAGTGCACCGGAGGCACGGTTACTAACGGTACAACCTTTTGATAAATCTGCCATGGAAGATATAGAGAAGGCTATTATGTCTGCTGGTCTTGGACTCAATCCCAATAACGATGGAAATATTATCCGTATCCCGCTTCCAATATTATCAGAAGAGCGTCGTAAAGAATTGGTTAAGCGCGTGAAGGATATTGCCGAAGATACCCGCATTTCGATTCGCAATACCCGCCGCGATGCCAATGACGAAATAAAAAAGAAGGTTGAAAAAGAATCATTGCCTGAAGATTCCAAATTTGAGTCGGAAGAAGAGATTCAATCCATAACAGACAAGCACACAGAAACAGTAGACAAACTTCTGGAAAAGAAGAAAGAAGAAATAATGACTGTTTAG